A portion of the Apus apus isolate bApuApu2 chromosome 3, bApuApu2.pri.cur, whole genome shotgun sequence genome contains these proteins:
- the CNR1 gene encoding cannabinoid receptor 1 isoform X1 has protein sequence MRSSSDAFFPLPSVSKANKTGVMKSVLDGLADTTFRTITTDLLYVGSNDIQYEDMKGDMASKLGYYPQKFPLSSFRGDPFQEKMTAGDDPLLSIIPSDQVNITEFYNKSLSTFKENDENIQCGENFMDMECFMILNPSQQLAIAVLSLTLGTFTVLENLLVLCVILHSRSLRCRPSYHFIGSLAVADLLGSVIFVYSFVDFHVFHRKDSPNVFLFKLGGVTASFTASVGSLFLTAIDRYISIHRPLAYKRIVTRPKAVVAFCVMWTIAIVIAVLPLLGWNCKKLNSVCSDIFPLIDETYLMFWIGVTSVLLLFIVYAYMYILWKAHSHAVRMIQRGTQKSIIIQSTEDGKVQITRPDQTRMDIRLAKTLVLILVVLIICWGPLLAIMVYDVFGKMNKLIKTVFAFCSMLCLLNSTVNPIIYALRSKDLRHAFRSMFPTCEGTAQPLDNSMESDCQHKHANNPGNVHRAAESCIKSTVKIAKVTMSVSTDTTAEAL, from the coding sequence GAGTTCCTCCgatgcattttttcctctcccaagtGTCTCTAAAGCCAACAAGACTGGGGTTATGAAGTCAGTCCTAGATGGCCTCGCAGATACAACTTTCCGAACAATCACAACAGATCTCCTTTACGTGGGCTCCAACGATATCCAGTACGAAGACATGAAAGGTGACATGGCATCCAAGCTGGGATACTACCCCCAGAAGtttcccctctcttccttcAGGGGTGATCCTTTCCAAGAAAAAATGACTGCGGGAGATGATCCCCTGTTGAGCATTATTCCCTCAGATCAGGTCAACATCACAGAGTTTTACAACAAGTCCCTGTCCACATTTAAGGAAAATGATGAGAACATACAGTGTGGGGAGAACTTCATGGATATGGAGTGCTTTATGATACTgaaccccagccagcagctggccATTGCTGTGCTCTCACTCACCCTGGGCACCTTCACGGTCTTGGAGAACCTCCTGGTCCTGTGTGTCATCCTCCACTCCCGAAGCCTCCGGTGTAGACCCTCCTACCATTTCATCggcagcctggctgtggctgaCCTTCTGGGCAGCGTGATTTTTGTCTACAGTTTTGTggattttcatgttttccacCGGAAGGACAGCCCCAACGTCTTCTTGTTCAAACTGGGTGGAGTTACAGCCTCCTTCACCGCCTCCGTAGGTAGCCTTTTCCTCACAGCAATAGACCGGTACATATCTATACACAGGCCTCTCGCTTACAAAAGGATTGTTACCCGACCAAAGGCTGTCGTAGCGTTTTGTGTGATGTGGACCATCGCTATTGTCATAGCTGTTCTGCCTCTGCTTGGCTGGAACTGCAAAAAGCTCAACTCTGTTTGTTCGGACATATTCCCTCTCATTGACGAGACGTACCTGATGTTCTGGATCGGGGTCACCAGCGTTCTTTTGCTCTTCATTGTCTACGCCTACATGTACATACTGTGGAAGGCTCACAGCCACGCTGTTCGCATGATTCAGCGGGGCACACAGAAAAGCATCATCATTCAGTCCACGGAGGATGGTAAGGTACAGATCACTAGGCCTGATCAAACTCGTATGGACATCAGGTTAGCCAAAACCTTGGTCCTAATCCTAGTCGTGTTAATCATATGCTGGGGCCCTCTCCTTGCCATCATGGTGTACGATGTCTTTGGGAAAATGAACAAGCTCATCAAGACTGTCTTTGCCTTCTGTAGCATGCTCTGTTTGCTGAATTCAACAGTGAATCCCATCATCTATGCTCTAAGGAGCAAGGACCTGCGACACGCCTTCCGCAGCATGTTCCCCACCTGCGAGGGAACGGCGCAGCCCCTGGACAACAGCATGGAGTCTGACTGCCAGCACAAACACGCCAACAACCCGGGCAACGTGCACAGGGCTGCCGAGAGCTGCATTAAGAGCACAGTTAAGATTGCCAAAGTTACCATGTCTGTCTCCACAGACACGACTGCCGAAGCGTTGTAA
- the CNR1 gene encoding cannabinoid receptor 1 isoform X2, giving the protein MKSVLDGLADTTFRTITTDLLYVGSNDIQYEDMKGDMASKLGYYPQKFPLSSFRGDPFQEKMTAGDDPLLSIIPSDQVNITEFYNKSLSTFKENDENIQCGENFMDMECFMILNPSQQLAIAVLSLTLGTFTVLENLLVLCVILHSRSLRCRPSYHFIGSLAVADLLGSVIFVYSFVDFHVFHRKDSPNVFLFKLGGVTASFTASVGSLFLTAIDRYISIHRPLAYKRIVTRPKAVVAFCVMWTIAIVIAVLPLLGWNCKKLNSVCSDIFPLIDETYLMFWIGVTSVLLLFIVYAYMYILWKAHSHAVRMIQRGTQKSIIIQSTEDGKVQITRPDQTRMDIRLAKTLVLILVVLIICWGPLLAIMVYDVFGKMNKLIKTVFAFCSMLCLLNSTVNPIIYALRSKDLRHAFRSMFPTCEGTAQPLDNSMESDCQHKHANNPGNVHRAAESCIKSTVKIAKVTMSVSTDTTAEAL; this is encoded by the coding sequence ATGAAGTCAGTCCTAGATGGCCTCGCAGATACAACTTTCCGAACAATCACAACAGATCTCCTTTACGTGGGCTCCAACGATATCCAGTACGAAGACATGAAAGGTGACATGGCATCCAAGCTGGGATACTACCCCCAGAAGtttcccctctcttccttcAGGGGTGATCCTTTCCAAGAAAAAATGACTGCGGGAGATGATCCCCTGTTGAGCATTATTCCCTCAGATCAGGTCAACATCACAGAGTTTTACAACAAGTCCCTGTCCACATTTAAGGAAAATGATGAGAACATACAGTGTGGGGAGAACTTCATGGATATGGAGTGCTTTATGATACTgaaccccagccagcagctggccATTGCTGTGCTCTCACTCACCCTGGGCACCTTCACGGTCTTGGAGAACCTCCTGGTCCTGTGTGTCATCCTCCACTCCCGAAGCCTCCGGTGTAGACCCTCCTACCATTTCATCggcagcctggctgtggctgaCCTTCTGGGCAGCGTGATTTTTGTCTACAGTTTTGTggattttcatgttttccacCGGAAGGACAGCCCCAACGTCTTCTTGTTCAAACTGGGTGGAGTTACAGCCTCCTTCACCGCCTCCGTAGGTAGCCTTTTCCTCACAGCAATAGACCGGTACATATCTATACACAGGCCTCTCGCTTACAAAAGGATTGTTACCCGACCAAAGGCTGTCGTAGCGTTTTGTGTGATGTGGACCATCGCTATTGTCATAGCTGTTCTGCCTCTGCTTGGCTGGAACTGCAAAAAGCTCAACTCTGTTTGTTCGGACATATTCCCTCTCATTGACGAGACGTACCTGATGTTCTGGATCGGGGTCACCAGCGTTCTTTTGCTCTTCATTGTCTACGCCTACATGTACATACTGTGGAAGGCTCACAGCCACGCTGTTCGCATGATTCAGCGGGGCACACAGAAAAGCATCATCATTCAGTCCACGGAGGATGGTAAGGTACAGATCACTAGGCCTGATCAAACTCGTATGGACATCAGGTTAGCCAAAACCTTGGTCCTAATCCTAGTCGTGTTAATCATATGCTGGGGCCCTCTCCTTGCCATCATGGTGTACGATGTCTTTGGGAAAATGAACAAGCTCATCAAGACTGTCTTTGCCTTCTGTAGCATGCTCTGTTTGCTGAATTCAACAGTGAATCCCATCATCTATGCTCTAAGGAGCAAGGACCTGCGACACGCCTTCCGCAGCATGTTCCCCACCTGCGAGGGAACGGCGCAGCCCCTGGACAACAGCATGGAGTCTGACTGCCAGCACAAACACGCCAACAACCCGGGCAACGTGCACAGGGCTGCCGAGAGCTGCATTAAGAGCACAGTTAAGATTGCCAAAGTTACCATGTCTGTCTCCACAGACACGACTGCCGAAGCGTTGTAA